AGTAGCGTGAGTCTACACATATATTTAATGCTCATTTATTGTTTAAGAAGAGATTTTTAACCCTACGGAACCCCATAACAGATTTCAAAGAcatgccttttttctttttttttttacaaattgcagAAGTTACACAATTTTTCAGAgccacaaactgcaaaaacagaaagaattgttagattttcaactttctgatggacCTTGAACTACTTTTCCTGTCAGAGagttaaccaaatctaagtttaaaatggtgatatttcatgaaaatcaaTTAATTCTACATGTCTCTTGCTTCAGAGGCtttcaaaaaactaaaaaaaaattctgcacccTTCAGGACAACCGTGAAGCTATTAGTGATGCAGCTGTGAGCAAGTCAGgcaacaaaaattcaaggacttttcgGCCaaactaggctgaactgcagactagcaaactgtgtttacacagagcgtGAAGGGACacgtatggaaacaaattaaaaatgtaagcagtaaaatactCAAAGTATGCAGAGTAGACATGTTTTTTCTCTAGTACTGATAGCATCTGTGGAaaattggaaaatgttttacatgctgatcagggttttttccccatttttttgtaaaacaaataatctattttttaaaaattatttatagcATTATAACTGTGCCACTCTGCACAAAAGAcgtttttgagttctctctacctGTAGCCATGTGTGTGCTGTAGAGGTGCTGTATTTTATACTGTAGTACAAaaagagcccacagtgaataaaaatgtaacaaaaaatgtccagaaactgcttgtaCTTCAAAGAGTTAAAAATCACTGTTTAATCACCGCGAAGCAAAAACTATTAcgttattaatattattatgatGTGATTATTGTATTACCTAACAAAGCAAAAACCTTCAAAAGCTCATGTTTGTTTACTTTGGATATGCCCCTTTAAATCACGTAATTGCTTCCTGTTCCAAGTTACACTCAGCACTTCTTTTACTGCCACTTGTTGGACTTCAAACAGAGGCGTCCTCCGCTCTGAACCTCTTTCAGCTGAGGGGTGTAGGGCAGCCTGCTGAAGGCTTTCTGATGTGTTTGCTCTTGGGATTTCACTTGAAGATGTTTACAAATGCCCCTGCAGGAAGCACAACAGGAAGAAAGGAGATCTGAACCAGTGTTTTGAGTGGCACGCTGAGCTTATAGGGATCATTTACTAATCTGTTGAATACATAAGGAATTATTATCACTGAGAAATGTACATGTATGTGGACTAATGTAGAAACAAAGCCACTACAATACAGAATATATGTTTATAATGCGGTgttatgttaattttttaagcttttaatcccataaagtttttgaatgtggtttaaatcaatatttaacCTAGAATCAAATCAAGATCTGTGcatatacatgtaaaaaaaaaaatgggataatggcttaaaaaaaacacaagaaacgcacacacatgcacttgtAAAAATGAACTGAGATTTGTGCTGCAGGACTAAGGGACCAGTGTTGTGATCAGCACCTTTCACAGCTCCTTCTGTCCCACGCCTGCCTTTTCATTAATTACCCTGAAGGCTCCCATTTGTGTTGTGGTTAACAAAGCCACATCAGCTCACACACTGAACAACATATTTATGACCTACAGTCTGTACCGTGGCTGTTCTGCATGAGCCTGCACTGCTGCCTGCCCTCCTCTGTGAAAAGAGGGGGAACATAAAAGAGGAAATGAATGTGTGAGGGATGAATACGTGGCCCTGGGGGTCAGCTTAATGGAGTGAGACCCCGGCCCCTATTGACTTCCACTGCCAAACTATTAACTCCCCACAACTCCCAAGCTGCAGCCTCATTATTCATTTCAGGGTGAAAGCACGTTTcctgtttatgtatttttttgcccTGTTTAGTTGATGTTTTGTGAGgaaataaatcattttgcaCTGTGAGTCTTGTTAATTTAGCTTTGAGAGCCAGTTTTAATACCAGGATACACCCATTAAAGTTAATATGACACTTTGGGGTTGTTTTAAACAATAGCGGTGCAGCTGGTTAAGCACACGAACTCTCAGTgtgaaatttcaaataattgtgACTGAATACAACTCTTTTACTTAAAAGGGTcggttttgttttacagtgtttctcaccagaatgttttgggtttttttttcaccaacaaataaacacatgtatagtcctaaatacatttctttctttataaaaatgcttttaattattggcatttttttctgttcaagcATGTTACCCAACTAAATGTtccaataaatgcagaaatgtgtgaTCACGTGTTTGTGAgcactttattttcagtgaatttgaataataatttgaatttaattcTCATATTTAGGAAACTGCAATCatgaaatgtttgaaaactTTACTTAAACATCTTTCAAATGAAGAATTATGATTAAAGTAGCTtagaatagtttttttctccgactgactaattgattaattaactAATTCTTGCAAAATATAATAGATTCTGTTGGTTAGATGCTGTTTCCGGTACAGGTTAAACCaaagaaatgcaataaaagAAGTCCAATTTAAAGGCCCCCTATAATGTTTTTGACCACTAGTGGTGCTGTAGagtattatgtttttgttgcatcCCTGTTTGTTTTCAACGCAACAGTCACTTTAGCTTATTGTTTTATGCTTAGAAGTGGTAAAGGAATGTCTCCAGAAAAATGGACATATACAGTATTCAGCTCTGCAAATGTCTTCTGAGGACGTTTAAGGATGCACACAATGCTGAGaaacactgaatgaaaacagaatttGTGTTTGCTAACAAGAAAACTCTACATCCAGGGCACTTTTAAGTAACAGTGTTGAGTTTGAAGGATGATGACGAAACACAGCACAGTGGTTTATGCAATGCAATACTCTGGAAAGTTAGCATGTTCGAAATTATGCAATCTGTCGTTGTGATTTTCACCAGATAAACAGGAGAAATTACGCAATTGTGACTATTTGATATGTTATGTTGCACTAAAGCTTTTTTCCTGGAAAACCCTaagttttgtgttcatttggaTCTTACACTGAGacacaaatatctgaaaataagGACACTTTTGCTACAAAAGGTGATGAGAGGGAGGCTTTGCAGGAAGACAACTGCAATGTGATCCTCCTAAACATTCATGTGGCCTCCTTAAGCGTTACAGCAGCTAGGAATCCCTCTGACTtggatgtgtgcgtgtgtgtgtgtgtgtgcgtgtgcgtgtgtgtgtgtcttggggTGTTATCAATAACAAGTGAGAGTGGTATGTTGCTTTAAGACAAGCCCATAAATGGTGGCCCGGTCACCACCTCCTTCAGTCAGAAGGGGCTGGCTGCAGCTCCAGTTTTCCTTGGCGGGTCAAGCCTGCTATTGAAGTCTGAATGGGCTGCCATGGCAGATTACACTGCACAGCTGTCCCCCTACCGTGGAAATTAAGTTATGCCCCGTGTCAGCAACTTTTGtattttcctctctctgtctctagtCCCTGCCCCTCCCCTCTTTCCTCTATCcgtctcttcttcttccttaaATCGTGGAGGCCCCTCGAAAGTGCACAGCGAGAGGAGGCTTTTGGAGGTGACAatgctgtggaaaaaaacacgaaaaatctctgcaacaaaacagcaaGATTGATACGAAACTCCACACAGTTGCACATCCAACTGTTTGCATACACACCACACTGTCGCTCACGTAAACACAAAccgaaacacacaaacagaggcgGCCCTGACTCGTTGTCTCGACCCGTCTTGGACCGCGTCCTGCTGCACTCGTGGCCCCGGCCTcgtgttttgtttatttgtgggtgaagttgtttgtgttgtggtcAAAGTGAAAGGCAAACACCAGCTCCTCCAGTGATGTGTGAACATGCTGGGAATGTCACCCCCTCCCGAAGCCCGCAAAGCAGCTGGACCTGCTCGCTGTTACAAGATGAAGGAGGGCGAAGAGCCACGGCGGACAGACCATAATAAACTGCTAAACACCTCAATTAATGGGCTATAAATTTACACCACGGAATGGCCACAGTATATCTGTGAGGAGCTGATAGGCCTGATCAATACCCATtactaaaaacaacacattgcCAAGTGCTCAGGCATTTTTACAGCTGACTTCTTTCAACCATATACCCACCCATTTCAGAATGAAAAGCTGTACTTCTCTAGAGGTTGTTTACGATATGCAATTTCTGCTGTTGGACCAGGCCAAAAAATACCTGTATCCCCGACAGTTCACATAAAAAGAGTTCCAAACTATCGTCTTAGTATAAATGGTGTCTACGAAAGCAAAAAAGTTTGTtatagaacaaaaacaaatacttctCACTGAACGTTTTCACCGCTGAAAATGACATATGGACGTGTTTTCTGATCTGATGTCCCCATCAGCAAACAtcatctgtctgtttcttttaaatcagacataaaatccatccattatctatacaccgcttaatcctcactagggtcgcggggggggggggggggggggggggctgcagtctatcccagctgactcaggcgaaggcaggggacaccctggacagatcgccagtctgtcgcagggctacatacaaagacaaacaagcactcacacattcacacctacgggcaatttagagtaatcaattaacctcagcatatttttggactgtgggaggaagccggagtacccggagaaaacccacgcatgcacagggagaacatgcaaactccatgcagaaagatcccgggaaagccgggacgcaaaccagggaccttcttgctgcaaggcgaaagtgctaaccactacgccactgtgcagccccagacaTAAAATCACTTGTGAAAATTGAATCAGTCTGAGTTTCATCTGCAACAACATGGCCAATGTGTGGTTTGGTTTACGTACAACAATGGACCCCTCATCCACCGTGACATCCTCTCAATACGTGGACATATGAAGTCACCTTACTTTCTCTGGTAACAAGAGAACTGCTTGGGTACTTGCACataaacaaatgtaattttGGGGCACTTCCTCAAATGACTGATCttgattttgtggtttttcttGCAAGAAGTCTCCACAGTAGATACAGCACTGGGCTTTTATAGCGTATTTTAAGTCTGTTTTAAAGCTAGTTCACATGCATACCTCTATTTCCTAAAGCTTGGGTTTTTCCTCCTTCATTTTCACAATGCTAAACCAAAAGGCAGTGATACAACCCCAAGTCCATAGTCATGCTGACTAATCTGTGGCCTGCAATTACCAGTTCCTATAGACTACCAACAATGGCCTATCGAGGAATGGGGGAAATCATAGGTGTGTATTGATTCTAATGACTCTGTTTGTCAGTATATGGAAACAGGGGAAAAAAGTCTTGCCCCAGCCCTATTTTGACCACATCCACCCTTGCACCAAATTGCCTCATGTCGAAAAAGAACCACACTTTGACATCACAACCCTAAAACTGTGTTTCTGAATATCTTTACCCTGCAAAGAGTTTTCCAATTGGTCACCTTTCCGTGACCTAAAACAGAATTTGCATATGGACCTAAGACATCAAGTGGGAAAGGCCTTAGGCTGGGCAAAAATGTACATCTCATTTCCACAGTTTTACTACTTAAGcgtttaaaatgttgttttgcagcCTCTTGCAGCACATTTTTGCATAGTTTTCCATGATTGCATAAGTTACTGGCAATAATATACACATACTAGTTTCTACACTAAACTTTTGATTGGATATCTTGTACACACATTACCAtcatttgtttgttaatttaCTGACAtatcattactttttttttttttttttaaactttttgtaCTAATTACTTCCACAGTGCATCACTCTCTCTGCAGGAAACTTTCATATTAAGCAAATACTTCTCCAGTACATTTTATGTTTCATCCAATATGTTATTATTACCCCACAGGTAGTCCAGCACAGTCTGATTCAGTCCACAAAGtatatttctacatttgtttttctttttctattcatTATATATTCATTGTAATATTGCTAAACCtctttaaatcttaaaaaaagaaaattgtcaTTGCAGCGTTGTTCCAAAGCAAACCAATGGCTTTGTGTTCCTCTGCGGCTAACCTACTATAggtgttttttcctttcttttgcaGTCTTTTGATTCTTCTAACACTACACCAGCTGTATAAGCACTGCAGCACAAGTAACAAAACCAGTGTGCAACACTTTGTGACCTCCTTTATGAGACACTCAACAGCAACATTTTAAACAGCGAATATATCAAATGGCTGCCACAAACAGTCAGGTAGCAAAGCGTTCTCTGGGTGACAGTGGGATTACTGCTGCAGGTTTTCTCTCAGGACCCGAGGAGTCGTGCTGCAGCTTGAGTAACTGGATTACAGGcctttttctcatttcaaaGGGTTGTGAACTCAGCAGAGGTCTTGCATGATGAAATCAAAGTGGCAGCTGAAATAGGAGGGAGCAAAACAACAAGGGTTTCTCGAAAGTCTCCTGGCATCAGCAAAGCAGCTAATgagagagatgcaaaatcaatGATCTTTACTTTGCCGTGTCACTGGCGTCTCCTGCAAATGGCATGAATTCAGAGCGCGATCCCCAAGCAGGGGCGTATAGGAGAGCATCATCTGGAGAACTGAAATAACTCCGAAACACAATGCAAGAACGCACTCCAAATGAAAATGAGAAGGGAACAGCTACCAGCAACACGTCTTTTAAAACCACTTTTTAACAAATGTGCGTCTAAGCAATGGCAGGAGCGCAGAGGGGAGTCGAGGTGGAGCCCATTCCATCGAATACCCTGTGGTAACTTTAGGGGATTATTTCCAAATCCTTTCAAATGAACTTTCCATCTCAGTGCCTCCTCCTCCGTCTCAGCCATTCCAACTGTCCAGCCGTTTCTACATCACTTTTTGCACAACCTCGCGTGGAGCCAAGGCCAAAACAAATGCCTGTGAGAAATATGGTCAGCGCAAATCACGGGGAGGAAGGAGCTCGCTGCAAGGTCTGAAAAGGCTGAATATTAGGAATATGGCTCATTTTATCAGCGTGAAAATCCCATTATGCACAATAGGTATATTCACAACTAAAGTACTGAATGATGCTAAATTTGAAACCATATTTTTAAAGACTAACAAAACAACCTATGTTTGAACCTTGAGTCCGTGGGGAATACACCAGAACTCTGAAGCATCTTGTGTTccattgacttttttttcttacgtTGCAGCTGAAAAGGCTCCATAGAGATTTTCCATTTACCTGCCCACGAAAAAACACCACCTCAGCTGATGCCAGGACTTAACTGAAAACACTACAAGTAAAAGTAGGGCTAAGGTCAAATATTCCGCGTATTCCTCAGAGTATAAGAAATaacatatttaaacatatttaaataagGCAACTTAACTGATTCAGCTATCTTGTTAGGAAGGAGGGAAAATATGTGCAAGTAATTCTGCGGTAAAAATGCAGTAAGATTTATTTTAGATCTCATTACAAGCAACCCAATCCAAGCATCAAACCTCCAGCATCAGTGCTGGAGAGAGCTGCACCTTTGTAAACATTGTGCTGTGATAAGCATGGGGTGAAGGGGTGAAGTGATCTGCATGGGGTGAAGTGTGGGCCGTTTTGTTCAGGAGGCCAAAGAAACAGAGCTTGGAAGTGAACTGAGCTCACTGAAGCACAGTTGATGGCAGAGATACCTTACACACGCTCAAAGAGCTGGAACACAAACAGCCACAGTTTGTAAATTAAACCCaaaaccaccaccaccaccaccaccacccctccAAACACATACGCTCCTCTGTGCAGAAGAGAGGGGGGCATTTAGCATCCACATGTCACCAAAATCAGCTGTGATAACTCTGCATTTTGTGCTCgcttcatttatttaaactaaaaaaaaaaaaaaaaaaaaaaaaaaaagacataccTCAAAATGTCGAAAATTTGCCTTGTGAACACAGAACTATGAAGTGTATTCAAGCCTCCCGTTTTATTACAAGCAGGCCACTtttgagagatttttttctcctttttttgcacttcattcatccattcacacACTGCGCATTATTAGAGCCTAATCAACGCATGCTGCGTTTTTTTCTAAGTGCTGAAACTGCCTGAACAAATGCGAGAAGCAAAAGaaagacaaggaggaggaggaggaggaggaggaggacaggccGGGCTGCAGAGCTATTCTCCTGCCTGGAAAGCTTCATGCACGGTGGATCACATTACCGACACTGCAAGAAACTGACAAGGTATTTCATTTAGGAGCTGCAGGATTTGaggaacttctttttttttttccaatcagtaaatacacagcagagatttttacttttactgtaaTGTCTATTATGTAAAAAGGCAGGAACAAAAATGTTGTGAAGTGACTTTTTGAAATAATGttatctttttgtgtattttattgaagcgtaaaatacataaattgctaaaacaaacaaatgtggaggaaaaaagtaacaaaaacacacGGGATGTCAAGATAAAACATCCCTCGCCAGGCCTGTcatgtgttttcttcttcttttcttacaGTGGAGGGTTGAGACCCAAGCGACAGCAGATCGTTCCCACATGCTTCCCCGCCGCTCGGCTCTCCAGAGGTGTCAAGCCAGCCTGAAAGAATGAAGTGCCTCCCCATTGTGCTACCCAACTATTATGTGCTTAACATTTCCATGACAAAGATGCCACTCGACTTCTCCTCCATCCATTCAGCTGGAGAGCCCTCGTCCCCCctctaataaaacattttgcagCAAATCATTGATTTAAAGCCCCCGAAGCCAAGCAAAGAGAGAGAGTGGTAGCAAGATCTGCAATATCTGTTGCACATAGGAATTCtacaagtatatatatatatatatatatatatatataaaaaccccTAGTACACACTTATCTACAGCACACACCTGCATAcattaatatgtaaataaatccaTTTACATATTAATTTCGCACCAAACTATGTGGAACTGCTGTCAAAAGACGgaataatcaatattttaaattttacattagtTTTAGGATTTAAATGTCATTGTGAATGACATGTctacaaataaatacacaaaataaaaaccacataAGTAAGCAGTAAGCAATATTTTAGATactgtaaaatgtttatttagatCAGTTATGTAAATgctggagtaaaaaaaaatatactgtttttgagaaacacataaaaacctgattaatttaacagttAGTATAAACTCcataatgggaaaaaaaaagtacagtaatGTAGATACGCAAACAATTTGCTTTTGACACTTCTAACAGCCAGTAACTGTAAATTCGGATACCTGAGAGCAGTGGAGTGTTGTTGGGTGGAGGACTGAGCGGgtgttttgttgatttatgGTGACAGTTGCTTTTGACAACAGGCGGCTAAATCAAGACATAGCAGGTCATTAGGCGACCGCTCAGCTGCAGGCCTGCATTCAAATGAGCATGAAGATATCACAGCTACAGAAACAGGAGTGTCAAAGTTTACACACAGCTGTGGAGCAAAGACGCAGCTGTACGAGACGACGGATGTGACTTCATGGTAGCAAcatatgaagaaaaatgaagtggAAATGCCTCAATCAGCCTGCATGCAACCTCCTTAATGCTCATCATACTGACTGAATGAACCCTCTGAACAGTCAGCATAGTAACTACACTGTTTTCACCTTCACCTGTTATGCATACCTGAACGGAAGttctaaaactacaaataaGTGTGTGTACAAGAAAGATTCACACACTTGACTCAGATTGACATTACTTTTATTAACGGAATGGCAGGCATAAAGCGAGTTACTCCAAACTGATGCAACTTCAAAGGGTCATGTGagaaatagtttgttttttttttaaaaaggagcaCAAACTGatgcttttctgtctttataacagatttttttgctcTTATGCCAGTTTATTGGCTTGTGATAACTAAACCGACATTTAGTTTTTAGCCTAAATCAGAATAACAACAGGCCCAAACTGCCTGAGCAACAAAACGTGTTATAAAGACTCTGAATTAAGGCACAACACTGTCAAGGAAGCAATGTGgcaaaatcaacaaataacTCACAGTCGAGAATGATATCTTCAAGTTTTCCTTTATGCCTTCTACAAAAGGTATATCATTAAGGCAATCATACAGTGGAtttagacattttctttttctaggctatacacagtgaataaatcaTCTCATAGCCTAAAACATAGAAgattctctgaaaaaaaatctatataggctatacacatatatacaatgAATGTACACTATCTTCAGACAAAATAACTTCCCTTTAAAGCTGGAATTCTCAGTTTTTATTCACAAGGAGACGATTTGGATGTAACTAGGGTGGCATGTAATAAATTACTGGTTCATTTTAACTCCTAAATCTATTTACAAGTTCATGGATTCCAACATTAAATACTTGTAAATCAGATAGCCTGGTGCCAAGTGGCAAAAGGCCTGTCATACAAAAATAGTTCAtacttttagaaaaacaaagactgGCAGTGCACAGCATATACTGATTATACAGATTAAACGCTGCATTGTTAACAAAACAAGCCAAAGCTGAGTCTCTGTCAGGACACCTTTGCTATCAGAACCTGTGGCAGAGAAAGGAGACAAATCCTTAATTAGCTTATCGCCTAAGCAGAGCATCTGCAGAGCCGCTGGAGTGGTTTGATAAGACAGTTTCATTTGCATAGAAGTATCCCCCATTTGATATCCTTCAAAGGCCTGCGTGCGCCAAAACgccctttttttcctttttaagtCTTTGAGGCTCGAACCGTTCACAATAGGAGCAGGTCAATGAGTGACAAAagttttggttgacttttatCCGGACAATAGTTGGGGCAGTTTATGAAGCACGGGGATTAAAAGAGGGGTAACAGAGCCAAAATGGATGCCAGCAGGGTCAAAACACGGTGCGCATTTTGGAGAGCGGCTCCGCTTTCCAGTTCCTCTGGATCGCGCGGATCCGGCAGGTCGTCGTCGAGCTCTTCGTCGGAGCCGCTGGCCTCGTACCTATCCGGGTAGTCGAAGCACAGCGCCTTCATTCTGCTCTTGACGAACTCGCAGATGGCTCTCTCCGTGCCGTCGCACAGGCAAGTGTCCAGCTGCTGACCCTTGGGTATTTTACGCATATTCGCGATCACATTCTGGCATGCGTTCGTGCACACCGCTCCGCTGAAAAGTTTCCCGCAGTGGTTCAAATAGTCGTGCATGGCGGAGCTGCACTGCGGGTCCCTCTCGCACTGGTGCCGGGCTTCCGTGCAGCCGGCGCTGGTAGTCCTGGGCAGGCAGGGCTCGATGGCCCGCTTGGTGTTTGCGCATATCGAGTCGTGGCCGCAGCTGCAGTCCTCCAGCGCCGGGCCGTTCTTCGTCAGGTTGAGCTGGACGAGCGACGAGATGCAGTGGCTCGGACACTTCTTCCTCTCCCCGTTCAGCACCGGGCCGCACGCACGGTGGTAGTGCTCGTACGCGTAATTGCACTCCGGCTCGGCTTGGCAGTTCATGATGGCTTGCCAGCAGATCAGCCGCCGACCGTGGGATGGCGACGCCAGGGAGAAGCAGCCAGAAAGGAAAAGCACACAGCCGAGAGGCCAAACGGATCTGCAGACGCGCTGTAGAAATGCGCCAGAGTTTGCCATTGTTATGGCTGAAGGACGCGGAGAAACTCAGAGCAGTGTCATATGTGAAACTTGTGCAGCGCTTCCATGGAGAGCGTCTTCGCCGGAGAGTGTAATTTATTCCGAGGCAGATGGTGTGTGATAGGCCCGTGTGTGGGCGTTCAACAGGCTGGCACTGCGCTGTGTAATCCCGGCTCCATAAACCCGTCAGTGCTGATCCATTTGAGCCGGATTCTCGGGTGGACCTCCCGTTATCCGTACATGATTGGGAGTGGGAACTAAAATAGAAACTCAAAAGACGCACCTAAAGTAAACTTCTCCGCAAGTGCGAGAGAGTTTCATTCCATCGCAGAGTTCATAAAACCTCCACTTTCAGCGAGTCCCCGATGCGTTTTCTCTCTCCGTCAAAGAGCGAAGCCGGACGAGTCCCGAGAGCCGCAGTGAGGACCGCGCTGGGTCATTAAGCAGTCCTTGTGCGCACAGGAGCGCAAACAAATAGTGCATGAGGAAAACAACAACCCTTGTGGGTCGCAAAGTGGTCCTCTACTCTCTCCCCTTTGAGCATTAGTCTTTCTGCTCCTCAGCCCCCCTCTCCATACATTAGAGAGGTGCCTCCCATTGGTTGGCCACT
Above is a genomic segment from Amphiprion ocellaris isolate individual 3 ecotype Okinawa chromosome 6, ASM2253959v1, whole genome shotgun sequence containing:
- the gas1a gene encoding growth arrest-specific protein 1a; this translates as MANSGAFLQRVCRSVWPLGCVLFLSGCFSLASPSHGRRLICWQAIMNCQAEPECNYAYEHYHRACGPVLNGERKKCPSHCISSLVQLNLTKNGPALEDCSCGHDSICANTKRAIEPCLPRTTSAGCTEARHQCERDPQCSSAMHDYLNHCGKLFSGAVCTNACQNVIANMRKIPKGQQLDTCLCDGTERAICEFVKSRMKALCFDYPDRYEASGSDEELDDDLPDPRDPEELESGAALQNAHRVLTLLASILALLPLF